Proteins encoded within one genomic window of Oncorhynchus tshawytscha isolate Ot180627B linkage group LG02, Otsh_v2.0, whole genome shotgun sequence:
- the LOC112218301 gene encoding transmembrane protein 183A, which produces MPKKGNRKRLKFRAGDVCSESVTVADFANADPAVVKSGRVKKAVANAIEKEVKMLCGLEGSQGSVQEVFSSAATLTGDTLESSDDPGEDGENEAKQARKKKNKRRKECSECSDGEDYTVDIWLVLASYIRPEDVCTFALICRNAWTVTCTAAFWTRLYRRHYSLDTHLPFRLQPDSIARKRCLRARVIRSLFHLYEPFSSRVSLNPALPKSTPTTLLNSKCLLFWVNKVVGTRPEPMWEFNFKFVKPAVRCKGGNATRGLLLPRQYEEVHANPDSDCYLLQVTTLNFIFTSVVMGMTLALFNINVSTDMRHHRVRLLFQDSPPQRGRRGEQGGTQVVLDPVHSVRLMDWWHPQYPSSPYI; this is translated from the exons ATGCCCAAGAAAGGGAACCGAAAACGGCTGAAATTTCGGGCCGGGGACGTCTGCTCGGAGTCAG TGACAGTTGCTGATTTCGCCAATGCCGACCCAGCCGTTGTGAAGTCGGGGAGGGTAAAAAAGGCCGTTGCCAATGCAATTGAAAAAGAAG TGAAGATgttgtgtgggctagaggggtcGCAGGGTTCCGTACAGGAGGTGTTCTCGTCAGCAGCCACCCTCACCGGAGACACCCTGGAGAGTAGCGACGACCccggggaggatggagagaacgAGGCCAAACAGGCCCGCAAGAAGAAAAACAAGAGGAGGAAAG AGTGCAGCGAGTGCAGTGATGGGGAGGACTACACAGTGGATATCTGGCTGGTGCTGGCTTCCTATATCCGTCCAGAGGATGTGTGTACGTTTGCTCTGATCTGCAGAAACGCCTGGACCGTCACCTGCACTGCTGCCTTCTGGACCAGACTTTACAGGCG ACACTACAGTCTGGATACTCACCTGCCGTTCCGTCTGCAGCCAGACTCCATAGCCAGGAAGCGCTGTCTACGGGCTCGCGTGATTCGCTCCCTCTTCCACCTGTATGAGCCATTCAGCTCACGTGTCTCCCTGAACCCCGCCCTCCCAAAGTCCACGCCCACCACGCTACTCAACTCCAAG TGTCTGCTGTTCTGGGTCAATAAGGTTGTGGGCACTCGACCTGAGCCCATGTGGGAGTTCAACTTCAAGTTTGTGAAGCCG GCGGTGAGGTGTAAGGGTGGTAATGCCACCCGGGGTCTGCTGCTGCCCCGTCAGTATGAGGAGGTCCATGCCAACCCAGACTCAGACTGCTACCTGCTGCAGGTCACCACCCTCAACTTCATCTTTACCTCCGTCGTCATGGGGATGACCCTCGCCCTG TTCAACATCAACGTGAGCACAGACATGCGTCACCACCGAGTGCGCCTGCTATTCCAGGACTCTCCCCCCCagcgggggaggaggggggagcagGGGGGGACACAGGTGGTGCTGGATCCTGTACACAGCGTGAGACTCATGGACTGGTGGCATCCGCAGTACCCTTCCTCCCCCTATATCTAA